In the Thermodesulfobacteriota bacterium genome, one interval contains:
- a CDS encoding GTPase domain-containing protein: MAFVNPKKKEVQVKIVYYGPGRGGKTTNLEYIYKKFNTRVKTEMVTIKTHGDRTLFFDFLPFDIGKVNGYEVKVQLYTVPGQVKYNATRRLVLRGVDGIVFVADSMMVRREKNVLSIKNLQEDLANYKKSIFKIPLVLQYNKVDLAEQGIPLTSVETLQKDLNSQLKTSAFKASALKGTNVVPTMKKIVSMTIASIIKELK, encoded by the coding sequence ATGGCATTTGTGAACCCTAAAAAAAAAGAAGTTCAGGTTAAAATTGTCTATTATGGCCCGGGAAGGGGCGGAAAGACAACAAACCTTGAATATATATATAAAAAATTCAATACCCGGGTAAAAACAGAGATGGTTACAATTAAAACCCATGGTGACCGCACGCTGTTTTTCGATTTTCTTCCTTTTGATATTGGTAAAGTAAATGGATATGAGGTGAAGGTGCAACTTTATACTGTTCCGGGACAGGTAAAGTATAATGCCACCAGAAGACTGGTATTAAGAGGGGTAGACGGTATTGTTTTTGTGGCGGATTCAATGATGGTCAGAAGGGAAAAGAATGTTCTTTCCATTAAAAACCTTCAAGAAGATCTGGCAAACTATAAAAAAAGTATTTTCAAGATCCCCTTGGTCCTGCAATACAATAAAGTGGACCTGGCAGAACAGGGAATTCCCCTGACATCTGTGGAAACGTTACAAAAAGACCTTAACAGTCAACTAAAAACATCGGCTTTTAAGGCAAGTGCACTTAAGGGGACAAATGTGGTGCCGACTATGAAAAAAATTGTTTCCATGACCATTGCTTCTATAATTAAGGAGCTAAAATAG
- a CDS encoding roadblock/LC7 domain-containing protein, translating into MSYTLGQEQLDRMEDILQQNLVDIGVRCVFLIDMAGNIIANKDNGKIKHDVYSLAALAAGNFGAVSAMAKIIGEGEFSLLFHKGKKENIHFNKIDADFLLITIFSNEISLGFLRLKVGEAAEMIKKVLSEINTP; encoded by the coding sequence TTGTCATATACACTTGGCCAAGAGCAACTTGACAGAATGGAAGACATTTTACAGCAGAATCTGGTTGATATCGGGGTTCGTTGTGTTTTTCTGATCGATATGGCAGGTAATATCATTGCCAACAAAGATAACGGCAAAATAAAGCACGATGTTTATTCCCTAGCGGCACTTGCTGCCGGAAACTTTGGAGCGGTCAGCGCCATGGCCAAAATTATTGGGGAAGGTGAATTCTCCTTACTTTTTCATAAGGGAAAAAAAGAGAACATCCATTTCAATAAAATAGATGCTGATTTTTTGCTGATTACCATATTCAGCAATGAAATATCGCTGGGTTTTTTAAGATTGAAAGTGGGTGAAGCTGCAGAAATGATAAAAAAAGTTTTAAGCGAAATCAATACTCCGTAA